ATAATATGTTAGCATAGTACTAATGCTTTTACGGGAGCGCTTGGTGTTTTTTACTAGGCGTTTTATTTTATCTAAGGTAAGGTGCTGCTGATGAATAAAGAAACAAAGCGTGCAATTTATATTTTGATTTTTGGTAATTTTTTGATTTGTTTAGGAATTAGTCTGGTAATTCCTGTCGAACCATTTATCAAAAAAATGTACGGCTATTCAACAACGGATATTGGTATCATGACCTCTTTGTATGCTTTTGCGCAGTTTATTGCCTCGCCAATTATAGGGCGTGCTTCTGATCGTATTGGGCGCAAGTCTGTTATTGTTTGCGGTTTATCACTTTATATGATTTCCGAGGCTATTTTTGCTTTGTCTAATAGTCTCTGGCTTTTTGATATTTCCCGAATTATTGGGGGGCTTTCTGCAGCCATGTTTATGCCCACTTCGATGGCGATGGCTGCCGACTTAACTGATAAAAAGAATCGGGCCAAGGTCATTGGCTGGATTTCTGCTGCTTTTAGTGGAGGCTTAATCTTAGGCCCTGGTATTGGGGGTATGTTAGCTAATTTCTCAATTAAAACTCCGTTTTGGGCTGCAGCAGTTTTAGGTTTATTAAGTATGATTTTTACGCTGATATTTTTGGTGGATGAGCCAGTTGCAAAAATCCCAACTACTCAAAAGGTTAATTGGCATAAATTCTTAACACCGATGATGATTATTTTGTTTGCAATGATTTTTATTTCGTCATTTGGTTTACAAGGTTTTGAAAGTATTTATAGTATTTATGTTAATCAAGTTTTTAAATTTAGTATGGCGACAATTGCTTTGGTGCTTACCTTAAACGGAATTTCTTCATTATTCTTTCAAATTGTAATGTTTGATTGGTTAACACAGAAGTTGGGTGAATTACGTTTAATTGGGATTTGTTTTTTGTTAGGTGGAGTGTGTACAGTTTGGATTACACAAGCTCATAGTCACTTAGAAGTCATTGTAGCTACCTTAATTGTTTTCACTGCTTTTGATGTTTTGCGCCCAGCGATTACAACACTTTTAACGAAAACTAGTCAAGCCAATCAAGGATTAATTAACGGTTTAAATATGTCTTTGACCAGTGTTGGTAATGTTGTAGGTCCCATTATGTCTGGGGTTTTAATGGATCTTAATCCGCACATTCCTTATGTAGTGGTAGCAATTATTCTATTTATTTCATTTGTTATCACACTGATAGTGCAGAAGTTTGCTCGTTCTCAAGTAAAATAATTAACCATTTTTTAATATGAAAGAGGGCTGAGATAAAATTTATCTCAGCCCTCTTATTTGAGTTCAGCGAATTTATTTGGAACTAGCAATATTGCTTAAAATTTCCGCATCAATTGCAGTTAATGTTATTAAAGAAGACTGGTTCTGGGAGATGTTAGGTAATAAATTGCCAAAAGAAAAACTATTCTTTAAAAGCGCACTATAAACACTAGGGCGCAAGCTTAGACTATCTGCTGCGATGCCTGTTTGGGTTTGATAGGCTTGTAAAACTTTTTTAATTAACGGATTAGAATTAATTTTTAGATTACCATCTTGATAATTAGTAGTAAAAGTCACATGATATTTAAAACTGAGCGATTGACATCTTTGATAAAAAGATTTTTGTTGTTCTGGTGATAGTTTCTTTAAGTTAACCTGAATAGTACCGCCACTGGTACGATGATAAATTATTTTCATAGTTTGGGGATTAGTAAGATGGTGCAGCAAATAATTTAAAACTTGTAAAAAATTTTGACTACTTTCATCAAGATTAAGTTGGAGCAAAAAAGAACATAATAACTGCTGTGATTTGAGCGAGTCCTGGGAAATATTGTTAATTGTGACTGTCACTTGACGTTCAGCAATATCTAAATGGCCTTGAATCTGGTGGTAATTAATAAAGTTAAA
The nucleotide sequence above comes from Bombilactobacillus bombi. Encoded proteins:
- a CDS encoding MFS transporter, whose amino-acid sequence is MNKETKRAIYILIFGNFLICLGISLVIPVEPFIKKMYGYSTTDIGIMTSLYAFAQFIASPIIGRASDRIGRKSVIVCGLSLYMISEAIFALSNSLWLFDISRIIGGLSAAMFMPTSMAMAADLTDKKNRAKVIGWISAAFSGGLILGPGIGGMLANFSIKTPFWAAAVLGLLSMIFTLIFLVDEPVAKIPTTQKVNWHKFLTPMMIILFAMIFISSFGLQGFESIYSIYVNQVFKFSMATIALVLTLNGISSLFFQIVMFDWLTQKLGELRLIGICFLLGGVCTVWITQAHSHLEVIVATLIVFTAFDVLRPAITTLLTKTSQANQGLINGLNMSLTSVGNVVGPIMSGVLMDLNPHIPYVVVAIILFISFVITLIVQKFARSQVK